The following coding sequences are from one Epinephelus moara isolate mb chromosome 7, YSFRI_EMoa_1.0, whole genome shotgun sequence window:
- the neurod1 gene encoding neurogenic differentiation factor 1 has translation MTRSVREEQGSVESEEQQELHSPSDGGRGEEEEEDSLHHLEDEEEEDEEEEEEDGENKPKRRGPKKKKMTKARMQRFKVRRMKANARERNRMHGLNDALESLRKVVPCYSKTQKLSKIETLRLAKNYIWALSEVLRSGKAPDLMSFVQALCKGLSQPTTNLVAGCLQLNPRTFLPEQTPDLPVHLPPAGTATYPGHYSYQSPGLTAGLPSPPYGTMEPSHIFHQVKGQPYGPLEPFFDGVLVSDGPAFDPPLSPPLSINGNFSSYKHESVAAAEYDKSFSFSVHYGGGGGAGGHPAIYGGGGSTPRCGELQVDGLMGFDGHSHHERMMNAQLNAIFHDS, from the exons ATGACCAGGTCTGTGCGGGAGGAGCAGGGGTCAGTGGAGtcggaggagcagcaggagctgCACAGCCCCTCAGatggaggcagaggagaggaagaggaggaggacagccTCCACCACCTGgaggacgaagaggaggaggacgaggaagaggaggaggaggacggcgAGAACAAACCCAAGAGGCGAGGgccgaagaagaagaagatgacgAAGGCTCGTATGCAGAG GTTTAAGGTCCGTCGCATGAAAGCTAACGCCCGGGAGAGGAACCGCATGCACGGGCTGAACGACGCTCTAGAGAGTCTGAGGAAAGTCGTCCCTTGTTACTCCAAAACCCAGAAACTGTCCAAGATCGAGACGCTGCGCCTCGCCAAGAACTACATCTGGGCCCTGAGCGAGGTCCTGCGATCCGGCAAGGCACCCGACCTCATGAGCTTCGTCCAGGCACTCTGCAAAG GTCTGTCTCAGCCGACCACTAACCTGGTGGCGGGCTGCCTGCAGCTGAATCCTCGGACCTTCCTGCCAGAGCAGACGCCCGACCTGCCAGTTCACCTTCCCCCTGCTGGCACTGCCACCTACCCTGGACACTACTCCTACCAGAGCCCTGGGCTGACGGCTGGCCTGCCCAGCCCGCCCTACGGCACTATGGAGCCCTCCCACATCTTCCaccaggtcaaaggtcaaccctACGGCCCGCTGGAGCCCTTCTTTGATGGCGTCCTGGTGTCGGACGGCCCGGCGTTTGATCCGCCCCTCAGTCCACCACTCAGCATCAACGGGAACTTCTCGTCCTACAAGCACGAGAGCGTCGCAGCTGCCGAGTATGACAAGAGTTTCTCCTTCAGCGTGCActatggaggaggaggaggggctgGGGGACATCCTGCCATCTATGGTGGCGGGGGGTCCACCCCACGGTGCGGTGAGCTGCAGGTGGATGGGCTGATGGGCTTTGACGGACACTCACACCACGAGCGGATGATGAACGCCCAACTGAACGCCATCTTCCACGACtcctga